A DNA window from Halichondria panicea chromosome 16, odHalPani1.1, whole genome shotgun sequence contains the following coding sequences:
- the LOC135349543 gene encoding phosphopentomutase-like, which translates to MEEVSCLMENGAGSMMERGLTDRTKELVEEWLRLDKDPVTRAVIERLLGEENEGELNCRLGSRMAFGTAGLRAKMGAGYSMMNDLTIIQTTQGLASYLLQCFTPSQVLERGVAIGYDARYNSLRFAQLTASIFLNKGFKVRLFSHHVPTPYVAYAVLHYGCVAGVQVTASHNPKEYNGYKVYWDNGAQIIPPHDVGIATQIEAQLTPWERSWFTEVITSSHLVSDPLAGVEECYYQAIQRHCVRRVFNSEPGLRYTFTPMHGVGGDAVVKAFQAFGLPELIPVKEQMTPDPDFPTVQFPNPEEGKSALDLAMRTAEENGSSVILATDPDADRLALAERHPTTGQWKIFSGNETGALLSWWAVNIYKDSLTSSFDGSKVYMLASTVSSKFIRSLAKEEGFNFEETLTGFKWMGNRTHSLQAEGKTVLFAYEEAIGYMFGSTVLDKDGISAAAVLAEYGGWLHSQDKTFHDQLAILYHRYGYYLTHVSYYICYDQVTIQRIFDRLRGNKEYPTRCGKHNVTSVVDLTVGYDSTRPPHYLPVLPVDPRSQLITFTLDNNCVFTLRTSGTEPKVKYYVELFTEPRTKTPEAELRATLSDTVQSIMDEFLQPDMNGLLPRPT; encoded by the exons ATGGAAGAGGTTAGCTGCTTGATGGAGAATGGTGCAGGCAGTATGATGGAGAGAGGACTCACTGATCGAACCAAGGAGCTAGTGGAAGAATGGCTGAGGCTGGACAAG GACCCAGTCACTCGTGCTGTGATAGAGCGTCTGCTTGGAGAGGAGAATGAAGGAGAGCTCAACTGTCGACTAGGCTCGAGGATGGCATTCGGAACAGCAG GTCTTCGTGCCAAGATGGGGGCTGGCTACAGTATGATGAACGACCTCACCATCATTCAAACCACTCAG ggcctGGCCAGCTACCTCCTGCAGTGCTTCACGCCCTCACAGGTACTggaaaggggtgtggctatCGGCTATGATGCACGATACAATAGCCTCCG GTTTGCACAACTCACTGCCTCGATATTCCTCAACAAAGGGTTCAAAGTTCGTCTGTTTTCCCACCACGTTCCCACCCCCTATGTG GCGTATGCTGTACTCCACTATGGTTGTGTAGCAGGTGTTCAAGTCACTGCCTCTCACAACCCAAAGGAGTATAATGGCTACAAGGTTTACTGGGACAACGGGgcacag ATTATCCCCCCTCACGATGTTGGCATAGCAACGCAGATTGAGGCCCAGTTGACCCCTTGGGAGAGGTCATGGTTCACGGAGGTCATTACTAGCAGTCACCTAGTGAGTGACCCACTGGCAGGCGTTGAGGAGTGCTACTACCAGGCCATACAGAGGCATTGTGTCAG ACGTGTGTTCAATTCTGAGCCTGGTTTGAGGTACACCTTCACACCCATGCATGGAGTGGGCGGGGATGCTGTGGTCAAGGCCTTCCAAGCATTTGGACTACCAGAGCTGATACCAGTCAAGGAACAGATGACCCCTGACCCTGACTTCCCCACTGTCCAGTTCCCTAACCCAGAGGAAGGAAAGAGTGCCCTT GACCTGGCTATGCGTACAGCTGAGGAGAATGGGAGTTCTGTGATCCTCGCCACTGACCCTGATGCTGATAGACTGGCTCTGGCTGAGAGGCATCCCACTACTGGACAATGGAAGATATTCAGTGGGAATGAGACAGGGGCTTTGTTGTCATGGTGGGCCGTCAACATCTACAAGGACTCACTTACTTCCTCCTTTGATG GGTCTAAGGTGTATATGCTGGCCAGCACAGTGTCCTCCAAGTTCATCCGATCTCTTGCTAAAGAGGAGGGCTTCAACTTTGAG GAGACACTGACAGGGTTCAAGTGGATGGGCAATAGGACCCATAGCTTGCAGGCTGAGGGAAAGACAGTGCTGTTTGCTTATGAGGAGGCTATTGGCTACATGTTTGGCAGTACAGTACTGGATAAAGATGGCATCAGTGCAGCTGCAGTGTTGGCAGAGTATGGCGGATGGCTCCACTCTCAGGACAAGACTTTCCATGATCAACTCGCCATTCTCTACCACAG GTATGGCTACTACCTCACACATGTCTCCTACTATATATGCTATGACCAAGTCACTATACAGAGGATCTTTGACAGACTGCGTGGCAACAAGGAG TACCCCACGAGGTGTGGGAAACACAACGTGACCTCTGTGGTAGACCTCACTGTCGGCTATGACAGCACAAGGCCTCCTCACTACCTTCCG GTATTGCCAGTGGACCCTCGCTCTCAACTCATCACCTTCACTCTGGACAACAACTGTGTGTTCACACTCAGGACTAGTGGGACAGAACCAAAGGTCAAGTACTACGTTGAGCTATTCACTGAACCAAGAACCAA GACCCCGGAGGCAGAGCTGAGGGCCACTCTCAGTGACACTGTGCAGAGCATCATGGATGAATTCTTACAGCCTGATATGAATGGACTTTTACCACGACCAACTTGA
- the LOC135349546 gene encoding ultra-long-chain fatty acid omega-hydroxylase-like, whose amino-acid sequence MEPLLVISALLLVGLFIFNVPGRLFRYYVHWKAVRNIPGLPAHWLFGNLLDVRKMLESEEEYHKVMKYAVKEKRWKMVRTWIGPFQPSIDIYHCSLAGKVLKQPKNAAEYRLFKPWLGDGLLISKGSKWARNRRLLTPAFHYEILKPYVPVYNNCVKELLDKWTALMDKNKQIELFNSISLLSLDIILQCSFSFSSNCQDTTQSHPYIEAVQELVELTTERFVTLVGRIDWLFNLTPTGRKYNKLCQFVHSHSRMVVQKRKEELEVGKTGFSESELRTRKKGKYLDFLDVLLIARDEDGNGLTDQEIQDEVDTFMFEGHDTTTSGMCWTLYCLAKHPEAQEKVREEVRSVLQGRDTLDYDDLKELKYTQWAIKEAMRLYPPVFFIFRKATEEMILDGHIIPKGMNFGIGIRQIHRHPETWENPDEYDPLRFHPSNCEGRDPYAYIPFSGGQRNCIGQNFALNEERIVIASILNRFKLSLVQGHKVETAPKVVLRSKNGIKINLEPL is encoded by the coding sequence ATGGAGCCTTTGCTTGTGATTTCTGCACTCTTACTGGTCGGATTGTTCATCTTCAATGTTCCAGGTCGTCTGTTTCGATACTATGTTCATTGGAAGGCAGTTAGAAACATCCCAGGACTTCCAGCACATTGGCTGTTTGGAAACTTACTTGACGTACGAAAGATGTTGGAATCTGAAGAGGAATATCACAAAGTTATGAAATATGCCGTGAAAGAAAAGCGCTGGAAAATGGTTAGAACATGGATCGGTCCATTCCAACCGTCCATCGACATTTATCATTGCAGTCTTGCAGGGAAGGTGCTCAAGCAACCTAAGAACGCTGCCGAGTATCGTTTGTTCAAACCTTGGCTTGGCGATGGACTTCTTATATCCAAAGGATCAAAATGGGCCAGAAATCGTCGTTTGCTAACTCCAGCTTTTCACTACGAAATCCTCAAGCCTTATGTGCCTGTGTACAACAATTGTGTTAAGGAATTACTTGACAAGTGGACAGCATTGATGGATAAAAATAAACAAATTGAACTTTTTAATAGCATTAGTTTGCTCTCACTGGATATCATCCTTCAGTGCTCTTTCAGTTTCTCCAGCAATTGTCAAGACACTACACAAAGCCATCCATATATTGAGGCGGTTCAAGAGCTAGTAGAACTGACCACAGAGAGATTCGTTACTTTGGTTGGCAGAATTGACTGGCTATTCAACTTGACACCCACTGGACGCAAGTACAACAAACTTTGTCAGTTTGTGCACAGTCACTCGAGAATGGTTGTACAAAAGAGAAAGGAAGAGTTGGAAGTGGGCAAAACTGGCTTCTCAGAGAGTGAGCTGCGGACTAGAAAGAAGGGGAAGTACCTGGATTTCCTGGACGTTCTGCTCATAGCTAGAGACGAGGATGGCAATGGCCTCACCGATCAAGAGATTCAAGATGAAGTGGACACATTCATGTTTGAGGGCCATGACACGACGACCAGTGGGATGTGCTGGACCCTGTACTGTCTAGCAAAGCATCCTGAGGCCCAGGAGAAAGTACGTGAGGAGGTGAGGAGTGTGCTTCAGGGACGAGACACCCTTGACTATGATGATCTTAAAGAGCTCAAGTACACTCAGTGGGCCATCAAGGAGGCCATGAGACTCTACCCTCCTGTCTTCTTTATATTCAGAAAAGCAACGGAGGAAATGATACTGGACGGCCATATCATTCCCAAGGGGATGAACTTTGGCATTGGTATACGACAGATCCATCGCCACCCGGAAACTTGGGAGAATCCTGATGAATATGACCCTCTTCGTTTCCATCCCAGCAACTGCGAGGGTCGTGACCCCTATGCCTACATTCCATTTTCTGGTGGTCAGCGAAACTGCATTGGACAGAACTTTGCTCTGAATGAAGAGAGGATTGTGATTGCCTCCATTCTAAACAGATTCAAGTTATCGCTAGTACAAGGACACAAAGTTGAGACAGCCCCTAAAGTTGTGTTACGAAGCAAGAATGGTATCAAGATCAATCTAGAACCACTTTAG
- the LOC135349545 gene encoding cytochrome P450 4F6-like — protein MEYVVSLLCVAAATLVIAVLLLKLPPALYGYYIQCNAVRALPGWPTHWLWGNLHQINLDEETTKKWTNFIFQNKHKLTRSWLGPFFPMVAIQHCSLVGPVLKASKDSEVYGLIKPWLGDGLLISGGSKWFRNRRLLTPAFHYDILKGYVGIYNDCTEVLLDKWSVSPAEGGQSVKLFDSIGLLSLDVIMQCAFSFQSNCQTATTAHPYIRTVQDLVELTATRFTSPLKRIDILYYLTSEGRQFRDACNKAHQYSEGVIKERKEFLGLDSGEKVLKREELLAKTRQKRHLDFLDILLTAEDETGEGLTDLEIRDEVDTFMFEGHDTTTSGMCWTLYCLAKHPEAQEKVREEVRSVLQGRDTLDYDDLKELKYTQWAIKEAMRLYPPVFFIFRQSDGNLVLDGHEIPKGMTVGLSIRQIHRHPDTWDNPDEYDPLRFHPSNCEGRDPYAYIPFSGGQRNCIGQNFALNEERIVTASIVNRFKLSLVQGHKVETVPKVVLRSKNDILVNIESAL, from the coding sequence ATGGAGTATGTTGTGTCCCTGTTGTGTGTAGCTGCAGCCACTCTCGTGATTGCAGTGCTCCTTCTAAAGCTCCCACCAGCGCTCTATGGCTATTACATACAGTGCAATGCAGTGAGGGCGCTGCCTGGATGGCCAACACACTGGCTATGGGGAAACCTACATCAAATCAATCTGGATGAAGAAACTACCAAGAAATGGACTAACTTCATATTTCAGAACAAGCACAAGTTGACTAGGAGTTGGCTGGGCCCATTCTTTCCGATGGTTGCTATTCAGCATTGCTCTCTTGTCGGTCCTGTGCTCAAGGCCTCCAAGGATAGTGAGGTGTATGGTCTCATCAAGCCATGGCTAGGGGATGGACTTCTCATCTCTGGAGGGAGCAAATGGTTCAGGAATCGTCGCCTCCTCACTCCAGCTTTCCATTACGATATCCTCAAAGGCTATGTGGGTATCTACAACGACTGTACAGAGGTACTATTGGACAAGTGGAGTGTTTCACCGGCTGAAGGTGGTCAGTCGGTGAAGCTCTTCGATTCAATCGGGCTGCTCTCACTGGACGTGATAATGCAATGTGCGTTTAGCTTTCAGAGTAACTGTCAAACTGCCACCACTGCTCACCCGTACATTAGAACAGTACAAGACCTTGTtgaactgactgcaacacgATTCACATCACCACTCAAGAGGATTGATATACTGTACTACCTCACGTCTGAGGGGAGACAATTCCGTGATGCCTGCAACAAAGCTCATCAATACTCTGAGGGGGTTATAAAGGAAAGAAAGGAGTTTCTGGGCCTTGATTCAGGAGAGAAAGTGTTGAAACGAGAAGAACTGTTAGCTAAAACACGACAAAAGAGACATTTAGATTTTCTCGACATTCTACTCACTGCTGAAGATGAGACTGGAGAGGGACTGACTGACCTCGAGATTAGAGATGAAGTAGACACGTTCATGTTTGAAGGCCATGACACGACGACCAGTGGAATGTGCTGGACCCTGTACTGTCTAGCAAAGCATCCTGAGGCACAGGAGAAAGTGCGTGAGGAGGTGAGGAGTGTGCTTCAGGGACGAGACACCCTCGACTATGATGATCTTAAAGAGCTCAAGTACACTCAGTGGGCCATCAAGGAGGCCATGAGACTCTACCCTCCTGTCTTCTTTATATTCCGCCAATCTGATGGAAACCTTGTTCTGGATGGCCACGAGATTCCTAAAGGTATGACTGTTGGCCTGTCCATACGACAGATCCATCGCCACCCGGACACTTGGGATAATCCTGATGAGTATGACCCTCTTCGTTTCCATCCCAGCAACTGCGAGGGTCGTGACCCCTATGCCTACATTCCATTCTCTGGTGGTCAGCGAAACTGCATTGGACAGAACTTTGCTCTGAATGAAGAGAGGATTGTGACTGCCTCCATTGTAAATAGATTCAAGTTATCGCTAGTACAAGGACACAAAGTTGAGACTGTTCCTAAAGTTGTGTTACGAAGCAAGAATGATATTTTAGTGAACATTGAGTCTGCATTGTAA
- the LOC135349554 gene encoding uncharacterized protein LOC135349554 encodes MQNSNWFLEEMTVSYYLTLLVVTCLLCRLSAGYPFSGEDKHFDKVTVDIKDVTNTTALMEWVVPHDQGQVDSYTVSCTTSESQPLEFPASNEAKQMALTDLIPNTDYSCSLLANDKTRWKNILDPIHFTTLNTTKGSVAKSSVTTKNRTLLLLSILLPIFLLTVCIGGCVLTILEVKKKKIDENKKPMSYKSVSYRGQGSNPDTLKKDYKKLWQDMRTKYKRPELQTPSNTKSNNQVLFDKSPEPNSHHNPVLQDNEAEAEILISPLMPLTLLDLSTSLLPSMQTQLIEDYSKLDHNMTLDNVQLPFPPPSEDDIIV; translated from the exons ATGCAAAATTCGAACTGGTTTTTAGAAGAGATGACAGTGTCTTATTACTTGACTCTACTTGTTGTAACCTGCTTGTTGTGTAGGCTCAGTGCTGGCTATCCTTTCTCAG GAGAGGACAAGCACTTCGATAAGGTAACTGTTGACATAAAAGATGTCACTAACACCACTGCTCTCATGGAGTGGGTGGTTCCACATGATCAAGGACAAGTTGACAGTTACACT GTCTCTTGTACTACTTCAGAATCTCAGCCTCTGGAATTCCCTGCTTCTAATGAAGCCAAGCAGATGGCTCTCACTGACTTGATACCCAATACTGACTATTCGTGTTCTCTATTGGCCAATGACAAGACAAGATGGAAAAACATCCTGGACCCGATCCACTTCACCACCCTCAATACTACCAAAG GCTCAGTTGCCAAGTCATCAGTGACCACTAAAAATAGGACCCTACTCTTGCTGAGTATTCTACTGCCAATCTTTCTGCTAACAGTCTGCATAGGAGGCTGTGTCCTTACCATACTGGAAGTGaagaagaagaaaattgatgaGAACAAAAA ACCTATGAGTTATAAGTCTGTGAGTTATAGAGGACAAGGGTCCAATCCAGACACACTAAAGAAGGATTACAAGAAGCTTTGGCAAGACATGCGCACCAAGTATAAGCGACCAGAACTACAGACTCCCTCAAACACAAAATCCAACAATCAAGTTCTGTTTGATAAGAGCCCCGAACCAAATTCCCACCACAACCCAGTGCTACAAGACAACGAAGCTGAGGCTGAGATACTGATATCACCTCTGATGCCATTAACTCTTTTAGATCTCTCTACTTCTCTGTTGCCTAGTATGCAAACACAGTTGATAGAAGACTACTCCAAGCTGGACCACAACATGACACTGGACAATGTACAGCTCCCGTTCCCACCTCCTAGTGAGGATGACATTATCGTCTAG